From the Leishmania panamensis strain MHOM/PA/94/PSC-1 chromosome 31 sequence genome, one window contains:
- a CDS encoding hypothetical protein (TriTrypDB/GeneDB-style sysID: LpmP.31.0890), producing the protein MRPSRMHLCTSPVHPWVSEYLARAVVAPAVSASAHRYKGTSRLKSGQADVEGITESERAVLQAQYREARKQLVGALLMQPFSYNSILARASGSSPTALADMYDLRGLCSAAYDFLQESPNRDPTAQQSASCASEADMPPSESAPVTVVSTDAGPAGSAKRLSSSTTSVAGAPAAAVVRWPTVSQMTKAVERRIMDYRYVWRTANRLASDRVEVEQKRCVLASPSDATQAPTAPIFTGGSLPFLLATIPHNLLFSIAEHAILHAWYGGPHVYPNAKIPNPNSAFDLKDNPLLRVDDVTSLQWDRAQAANFLVVVLRQPAVQRELRQRLWGAAQSYHRSVIRKLESLGMKRRAEGVSKDAADNFFILLDQEPGMPTPLSVSLREIRDDLFSFDEHMYFVRVSPSSYSSPWKCRVDCQPLRSTHLFRFVSSHADVVAAFRDRPRSNVSDALFRFSSLDGNTSAKASAAPVSLSTRDKLWLLLSEMVRLRYLVAYLLNLEVILHQVRNNHSRSQREQPAPKEVDRASFPASRHLEQADVQDAENANCIAAVFHFLGIRIHPRLAVSSHHHRFLRLARVRHCERPTVSKPPGASTAAHEASDAGMSVTHEDRRYGTVQELFSAFSKALDAATVPLSQPQATVASYTPSAKSACEGQGAPGDGIEVMSDVLDHMRDSSGLQSVAQARNVSDGSSLLSDTDTEFLKAILSVTPEG; encoded by the coding sequence ATGCGACCAAGCAGGATGCACTTATGCACCTCCCCGGTGCATCCGTGGGTGTCGGAGTATTTGGCACGTGCGGTCGTTGCCCCTGCTGTCAGTGCTTCAGCGCATCGATACAAGGGCACGTCGAGGTTGAAGTCGGGGCAAGCTGATGTCGAAGGCATCAcagaaagcgagcgagctgtgctgcaggcgcagtaCCGAGAGGCGCGCAAGCAGCTCGTGGGGGCTCTTCTCATGCAGCCCTTCTCGTACAACAGCATCCTGGCCCGTGCAAGCGGCTCCTCTCCGACGGCACTCGCAGACATGTATGACCTTCGCGGGctttgcagcgctgcgtATGACTTCTTGCAGGAGAGCCCCAACCGTGACCCGACCGCACAGCAATCGGCGAGCTGCGCCAGTGAAGCTGATATGCCGCCTTCAGAGTCTGCGCCCGTTACGGTCGTGTCGACTGATGCGGGTCCCGCCGGTAGCGCCAAGCGATTGTCTTCCTCTACCACTTCTGTTGCTGGtgctccggcagcggcggtggtacGTTGGCCAACTGTATCGCAGATGACTAAGGCAGTGGAGCGCCGTATCATGGACTACCGGTACGTGTGGCGTACTGCCAATAGGCTTGCCAGCGACCGCGTGGAGGTAGAGCAGAAGCGGTGTGTTTTGGCTTCTCCCTCTGATGCAACGCAGGCGCCTACCGCACCCATCTTCACTGGAGGCTCGCTCCCGTTTCTTCTGGCGACTATACCGCACAATTTGCTCTTCTCGATCGCCGAACACGCCATCCTTCACGCTTGGTACGGCGGACCACACGTCTACCCCAACGCCAAAATACCGAACCCCAATTCTGCCTTCGACCTCAAAGACAATCCTCTGCTGCGTGTGGATGACGTGACGAGCCTCCAGTGGGACCGCGCGCAGGCGGCAAACTTCCTTGTCGTGGTGCTGCGACAGCCCGCTGTACAAAGAGAGCTCCGGCAGCGTCTGTGGGGCGCCGCACAGAGCTACCACCGTAGCGTTATCCGAAAGCTAGAGTCTCTTGGaatgaagaggagagcggagggggTTTCCAAGGATGCTGCTGATAATTTCTTCATCCTGCTTGACCAGGAGCCCGGCATGCCTACACCCCTTTCGGTGTCTCTCCGCGAGATACGAGACGACTTGTTTAGCTTTGATGAGCACATGTACTTTGTGCGCGTGTCACCCTCATCGTATTCGAGCCCTTGGAAGTGTCGAGTAGACTGTCAGCCACTTCGGTCAACGCATCTCTTCCGCTTTGTCTCGAGTCATGCTGACGTTGTAGCGGCCTTTAGAGACAGACCGCGCTCGAACGTCTCTGAcgctctcttccgcttctcaTCGCTGGACGGGAACACGAGCGCCAAGGCGAGCGCCGCGCCGGTGTCGCTTTCCACACGGGACaagctgtggctgctgctgagtgagatggtgcggctgcggtaCCTTGTTGCATACCTGTTGAACCTGGAAGTAATACTCCACCAGGTACGCAACAACCACAGTCGCTCGCAGCGTGAACAGCCAGCACCAAAGGAAGTGGACCGTGCCAGTTTCCCGgccagccgccacctcgAGCAGGCAGATGTGCAGGATGCAGAGAACGCCAattgcatcgctgctgtcttCCACTTCCTCGGTATTCGAATACACCCGCGGCTGGCCGTTAgctcacaccaccaccgtttCCTGCGTCTTGCTCGAGTACGCCACTGTGAGCGACCCACGGTTTCTAAACCTCCAGGGGCGTCGACCGCCGCACACGAGGCCAGCGATGCTGGCATGAGTGTCACGCACGAGGACCGACGATACGGAACGGTCCAGGAATTATTCAGCGCCTTCTCGAAGGCCCTCGACGCAGCCACAGTCCCACTGTCGCAACCCCAGGCCACCGTCGCATCCTATACGCCTTCGGCAAAGAGTGCTTGCGAAGGGCAAGGTGCTCCAGGAGACGGCATAGAAGTGATGAGCGACGTGCTAGACCACATGCGTGACAGCAGCGGTCTACAAAGCGTGGCACAGGCAAGAAACGTTTCAGACGGATCATCGCTACTTTCCGACACAGACACCGAATTCCTCAAGGCCATTCTGTCCGTGACGCCTGAGGGTTAG
- a CDS encoding hypothetical protein (TriTrypDB/GeneDB-style sysID: LpmP.31.0900), producing the protein MSGTTLTEALNRLSNCKEPADLIYSKDAARILGSAAPPQTVTPTVSPPHGHSPVDEYSVLLARRIGTMVARLNELSSPTSQVVLTPRMALCELMDIVRQALYTSLPADMQKATAPTDKAAVVKQFHSYASSRQVPIGFAVEGLYVVSYVSVKLRVELVTLQLQRRIQEELSKKDTQTSEASVAALVVTQTLLEDFLAVYKNIMLTMPIIKAAAREGSVSEAAQRLAPVYPQYYYQLCDWVLVLESTMNSPPISYTQVKRVCIDEQNGVVVVDLHRPTPVTPWGLLLNEQGLLVDIDVSLRVFEKARTLHDLLQSTPQGASIVQIQGQSVDGVAHGDYAAYTKRLLQTLQSMTVGNRSVQLVLKSSAFKADARSLPVEVAFFSPPQGGEGTSGQRVTLVLRRQSTAAEWGFTVDEQLYWHASLTSILSNSAGAFVREYGKHLRLLAVNGVEALHATQVQLLIEAAETVVLELLVMPKDAQDRLAAARSTTTPTPVAMATPTSKAPSVAAAEPPNKISGGRLGGGRVEAAMEKFLQQRSAAPSAVAPSIAMETPLVRASSVAPAPAAAAAIVSAEDAKKGKKHGVKPKALKKALAESTVAQAAATSHPAAVPSEGTIAQCGGVMEAGKAASSEGEAPSAGPQQMEGEPGVPCTFDNQVKLIHLGEDEMILERPSVDTPWGLPIGRLTDPSEAPQQLPLRLMSLPSSRKARVRQHPLFRSFKQQPSTWYIAQVNDRPASDAEATLKHISQLTRMTLRFLRK; encoded by the coding sequence ATGAGTGGCACCACGCTGACGGAGGCGCTGAATCGCCTGAGCAACTGCAAAGAGCCCGCCGACCTGATCTACAGCAAGGATGCGGCGCGCATACTGGGCAGCGCGGCTCCGCCACAAACGGTGACGCCGACTGTATCACCACCACACGGGCATAGCCCTGTAGATGAGTATTCGGTGCTTCTCGCTCGCCGGATAGGCACGATGGTGGCACGGCTCAACGAGCTCTCGAGTCCCACCTCGCAGGTTGTCCTTACCCCGCGAATGGCACTTTGTGAGCTGATGGACATTGTGCGTCAGGCCCTTTACACTTCCCTCCCAGCCGATATGCAGAAGGCTACTGCGCCGACGGacaaggcggcggtggtgaagcAGTTTCACTCCTATGCCTCTTCGCGGCAGGTGCCGATCGGCTTTGCTGTGGAGGGGCTCTACGTGGTCTCCTACGTGAGCGTGAAGCTGCGCGTCGAACtggtgacgctgcagctgcagcgccgcattcAAGAGGAACTCTCCAAGAAGGATACGCAGACCTCAGAGGCGAGCGTCGCGGCGCTCGTGGTGACCCAGACGCTTTTGGAGGACTTTCTAGCAGTTTACAAAAATATCATGCTCACCATGCCCATCATCAAGGCAGCCGCCCGCGAAggcagcgtcagcgaggCCGCACAGCGACTGGCACCAGTCTATCCGCAGTACTACTACCAACTCTGCGATTGggtcctcgtcctcgagTCGACCATGAACTCACCGCCGATCTCCTACACACAGGTGAAGCGTGTGTGCATTGATGAGCAGAATggcgtcgttgtcgttgaCCTGCACCGGCCTACGCCAGTGACGCCGTGGGGACTGCTGCTCAACGAGCAAGGTTTGCTGGTGGACATCGACGTGAGCCTGCGTGTCTTTGAGAAAGCGAGGACGCTGCATGACCTCCTCCAATCCACGCCGCAAGGCGCGTCTATCGTGCAGATCCAGGGTCAGTCAGTGGACGGTGTAGCGCACGGCGATTACGCGGCCTACACgaagcgcctgctgcagacCTTACAGTCAATGACAGTGGGGAATAGGAGCGTGCAGCTGGTCCTCAAATCCAGCGCCTTCAAGGCGGACGCCCGGTCTCTACCGGTAGAGGTGGCTTTTTTTTCACCCCCGCAGGGTGGGGAGGGCACCTCCGGTCAGCGCGTGACGCTTGTCCTGCGCCGGCagagcaccgcagcggagTGGGGCTTCACTGTCGATGAGCAGCTTTATTGGCATGCGTCATTGACGAGCATTCTATCAAACTCGGCGGGCGCGTTTGTGCGCGAGTATGGCAAGCATCTACGGCTGCTAGCAGTGAATGGCGTTGAGGCGCTACACGCGACAcaggtgcagctcctcataGAGGCAGCCGAGACTGTCGTCCTGGAGCTACTTGTGATGCCCAAGGACGCACAGGACCGCTTGGCTGCCGCTCGTAGCACCACAACGCCGACGCCTGTCGCGATGGCAACGCCTACGAGTAAGGCGCCGTCAGTGGCGGCTGCGGAGCCGCCCAATAAGATCAGTGGCGGTCGCCTCGGTGGCGGCcgggtggaggcggcaatgGAGAAATtcttgcagcagcgctccgcTGCCCCATCTGCGGTTGCCCCGTCTATCGCGATGGAGACACCTCTAGTGAGGGCCAGTAGTGTtgcgccggcgccggcagccgcggcagccatCGTGTCGGCGGAGGATGccaagaaggggaagaagcaTGGAGTAAAACCGAAAGCCCTAAAGAAGGCGCTTGCCGAATCCACCGTAGCTCAAGCCGCGGCGACTTCGCATCCCGCGGCTGTGCCTTCGGAGGGCACTATTGCACAATGTGGCGGTGTGATGGAGGCCGGAAAGGCAGCGAGTAGCGAAGGCGAGGCGCCGAGCGCCGGCCCTCAACAAATGGAAGGCGAGCCTGGTGTGCCCTGCACCTTCGACAACCAGGTGAAGCTCATCCACCTTGGCGAGGATGAGATGATTCTGGAGCGGCCTTCTGTAGACACGCCGTGGGGGCTGCCAATTGGCCGCCTGACCGACCCATCCGAGGCACCGCAGCAACTTCCTCTGCGCTTGATGAGTCTTCCAAGCAGTCGCAAGGCAAGAGTGCGTCAACATCCCCTCTTCCGCAGCTTCAAGCAACAGCCCTCCACGTGGTACATTGCCCAGGTAAACGACAGGCCAGCGTCGGATGCAGAGGCGACGTTGAAGCATATTAGCCAGCTCACTCGCATGACGCTGCGTTTTCTTCGCAAGTAA
- a CDS encoding hypothetical protein (TriTrypDB/GeneDB-style sysID: LpmP.31.0910) yields MLVRNVPLYAVKVVSASLIESMVFSGTGRPTANSHATLTFHLHRVRDSESFGVDYAFRPFGGVRAQCFVRGMPADLVASSAALRGVLGNGQASYQNSIRVTSINGVVRLTKKTVRGLLDSGRDAVVQCAVSAVAGGASDPQQVAAGVKGEGNEGNAIHPPKGRDRRLKVRVKDAPHADDTEVAEESPKSLVKRRGRHAPASSLKIPKVSKKRLRYSGERSVVEGLTNKDVDLSSIDGSALANVGVLNPAVPSAADDVNAAALMTLNELSPMKPVRTRGRRSTRLSAFLGAKRQSTTSEKTSDDVWFMHAEAAPTEGGEGEEASAVYAAIPTRKRRGRSPKVAAVDAHAEVEAVEALKREQRRSTARLFELEKQNKVTKRRGRPRKTNKSIEELGTTQIAEARSRGELAKHDADAYVELEF; encoded by the coding sequence ATGCTCGTACGCAACGTCCCGCTTTACGCGGTCAAAGTTGTTTCGGCGTCGCTTATTGAGTCGATGGTCTTCTCTGGCACGGGCAGGCCTACTGCGAACAGCCACGCAACGCTCACTTTTCACCTCCACCGCGTCCGTGACAGCGAAAGTTTTGGTGTCGACTACGCGTTCCGTCCGTTTGGTGGCGTGCGAGCGCAGTGTTTTGTTCGCGGCATGCCAGCCGACCTCGTGGCGTCCTCAGCTGCTCTGAGGGGGGTGCTTGGCAACGGACAGGCTTCTTACCAAAACTCGATTCGGGTAACGAGCATTAACGGCGTCGTTCGATTAACCAAGAAAACCGTGCGGGGGCTGCTCGACAGCGGTCGTGACGCGGTCGTGCAGTGCGCTGTGTCTGCCGTTGCTGGCGGGGCGTCTGATCCTCAGCAGGTGGCCGCTGGCGTGAAAGGCGAAGGGAATGAGGGCAACGCAATTCACCCTCCCAAGGGACGTGATCGAAGGCTGAAGGTGCGAGTCAAGGATGCTCCCCATGCTGATGATACCGAGGTAGCCGAGGAATCCCCCAAGAGTCTGGTGAAGAGGCGAGGACGGCACGCTCCTGCTTCATCTCTGAAAATTCCCAAAGTGAGCAAAAAGAGGCTGCGCTACTCCGGCGAGCGCTCCGTCGTGGAGGGGTTAACCAACAAAGATGTGGACCTCTCCTCTATCGATGGTAGCGCGTTGGCCAATGTGGGGGTACTGAATCCAGCCGTGCCTTCTGCAGCGGACGATGTCAACGCGGCCGCACTGATGACTCTGAACGAGCTTTCCCCGATGAAGCCCGTACGGACACGCGGTCGGCGATCAACAAGGCTCTCAGCGTTCCTTGGCGCGAAGCGGCAGAGCACAACATCCGAGAAGACTTCGGACGACGTTTGGTTTATGCACGCTGAGGCAGCGCCaacggagggaggagagggggaggaggcgagcgcTGTGTATGCGGCGATACCGACTCGGAAACGGCGAGGTCGCTCCCCCAAAGTAGCAGCGGTCGACGCTCACGCCGAGGTTGAGGCAGTGGAGGCACTGAAGCGCGAGCAGCGAAGGTCAACTGCCCGCCTCTTtgagctggagaagcagaaTAAAGTCACGAAACGACGCGGGCGACCCCGCAAGACGAACAAGAGCATAGAAGAGCTGGGCACAACTCAGATAGCAGAGGCCCGCTCAAGGGGGGAGCTCGCCAAGCACGACGCGGACGCGTATGTTGAGCTAGAGTTTTGA